The DNA segment AAGTCATGGGTCTTCTGGATGGCAAGGTCGCGATCGTCACTGGGGCAGGCGGAGGTCTGGGTCGCTGTCACGCGCTCCTGTTCGCCAAGGAGGGCGCGGCCGTGGTCGTGAACGACCTCGGCGGCGCGCGCGACGGCGCCGGCGGCGGCCACTCGATGGCCGACCAGGTCGTGAAGGAGATCCAGGCCATGGGCGGCCAGGCCGTCGCGAACTACGACTCGGTCGCGACCGTCGAGGGCGGCAACAACATCTGCAAGAGCGCGCTCGACGCCTTCGGCAAGGTCGACATCCTGGTGAACAACGCCGGCATCCTGCGCGACAAGACGCTGGTCAACACCGACGAGGCGTCGTGGGACATCGTGATCCAGGTGCACCTGAAGGGCACCTACTGCGTGACTCGCCCGGTGTTCACGCACATGAAGGAGCGTGGCCAGGGCGGCGTGATCGTGAACACGAGCTCGACCTCCGGCCTGATCGGCAACTTCGGCCAGTCGAACTACGGCGCCGCCAAGGCGGGCATCGCCGGCTTCACGCGCTGCCTCGCGCTCGAGGGCAAGAAGTACAACATCCGTGTGTGGGGCCTGGCGCCGGTGGCAGTGACTCGCCTGACCGAGGACCTGCCGGGCATGGGCAACGACAACGTGAAGCAGATGCTCTCGCCCGAGAAGGTCTCGCCCGCCGTGCTCTACATGGTGAGCGACCTGTCGAAGGACAAGACGGGCAAGTTCCTGTTCGTGTCGGGCAACAAGGTCACCGAGCTCAAGATCGTGGGCGCCGAGGGCTTCAAGAACCCGAACGGCGTCAGCGCCCAGGAGATCGCGGCGAACGAGAACAAGGTGTTCCTGCCGGAGAGCCAGTTCAATCTGATGGGCTGAGCGCAGGAGCTCTCCGGCCAGGCGCCCGCGGCACGAGTCCCGCGGCACGAGTCAGGTGTGACGGACCCACTTCGGGCGTATCCTGGCCTGCGTGTCTCCGCACGCGCGAGGTCTGCGGACTCTCGACTGGGTGCTGATCGCCACCCTGGTGCCGCTCTATCTCGTCACCCTCGCGCTTCAGCTGAGAGGTTCCATCGGCAGAGAGGTGCGGCGGATCGGCATCGAGGTCTCGTCCGCATCCGGTCCGGGCGAGTTCCCCGTCGTCTTCACGGTCAGCTCGGGCACTGAGTTCGACGGGCCCAAGTTGGAGGTCGGGGACCGGCTGCTGGCGGTCGGGGGTGAGTCGCTCGCGGGAGCGAGCGCTCTCTCGTTCTGGCGTGTGATCGTGCCCGCGAT comes from the Myxococcota bacterium genome and includes:
- a CDS encoding SDR family NAD(P)-dependent oxidoreductase, whose amino-acid sequence is MGLLDGKVAIVTGAGGGLGRCHALLFAKEGAAVVVNDLGGARDGAGGGHSMADQVVKEIQAMGGQAVANYDSVATVEGGNNICKSALDAFGKVDILVNNAGILRDKTLVNTDEASWDIVIQVHLKGTYCVTRPVFTHMKERGQGGVIVNTSSTSGLIGNFGQSNYGAAKAGIAGFTRCLALEGKKYNIRVWGLAPVAVTRLTEDLPGMGNDNVKQMLSPEKVSPAVLYMVSDLSKDKTGKFLFVSGNKVTELKIVGAEGFKNPNGVSAQEIAANENKVFLPESQFNLMG